The Tripterygium wilfordii isolate XIE 37 chromosome 4, ASM1340144v1, whole genome shotgun sequence genome has a window encoding:
- the LOC119997676 gene encoding cytokinin dehydrogenase 3-like translates to MAENFTSKTYLLILLYITCLVSIIRKSKPWLTLLPNELFTKYLDISNRLHVDADSINLASTDYGNIVHQIPAAVLRPSSVQDITSLVKFAYDSSTVPVTIAARGRSHSVRGQAMARDGVVVDMMALRENRDESGGVFVSGSAGSGFYADVGSEQLWIDVLHQTLKHGLAPVSWTDYLYLTVGGTLSNAGISGQTFRFGPQISNVNEMDVITGKGKLVTCSADANPELFYGVLGGLGQFGIITRARIPLEPAPNRVKWVRMLYSDFTAFTKDQESLISINGRNQENGLHYLEGSILLHNQNHPNNWRSSFFPPSDIPKITSLMKDHRIIYYLELAKYYDDATQHTVDKEVELFLDGLSFIPGFMYKRDVSYVEFLDRVRSGELKLQSQGLWDVPHPWLNLFIPKSRISDFNSGVFNDIVTRRNITVGPVLIYPMNRNKWDDRMSTVIPDEDVFYCVGFLHSSGNDGWEEFDEQIKEIMKFCDNAGIGVKQYLPYYTTKQEWINHFGPKWATFQDRKAKFDPKMLLSPGQRIFNSF, encoded by the exons ATGGCAGAGAATTTCACAAGCAAAACATATTTGCTCATCTTGTTATACATCACCTGTTTGGTATCCATAATAAGGAAATCCAAGCCATGGTTAACTTTACTCCCAAATGAGCTCTTCACAAAATACCTTGACATCTCCAACAGGCTCCATGTTGATGCTGATTCAATAAACTTAGCCTCAACCGATTACGGCAACATAGTTCACCAAATTCCAGCGGCGGTTCTACGCCCATCTTCCGTACAAGACATCACCAGTCTCGTCAAATTCGCATACGATTCCTCGACGGTTCCCGTCACTATAGCCGCCAGGGGCCGTAGCCACTCCGTCCGCGGACAGGCCATGGCACGTGACGGGGTCGTGGTGGACATGATGGCTTTGAGAGAGAACAGAGATGAGAGTGGAGGAGTGTTTGTCTCCGGAAGTGCTGGTTCGGGGTTTTATGCAGACGTCGGAAGCGAGCAGCTATGGATCGATGTGTTGCACCAGACACTAAAACACGGTCTTGCACCGGTTTCATGGACCGATTATCTGTACCTTACAGTCGGTGGAACACTCTCTAATGCCGGAATCAGTGGCCAAACGTTCCGTTTTGGGCCTCAGATCAGCAATGTCAATGAGATGGATGTAATTACTG GAAAGGGAAAGTTGGTGACTTGCTCGGCAGATGCGAATCCGGAGCTGTTTTATGGTGTCCTTGGAGGTTTGGGTCAATTTGGCATTATCACCAGAGCACGAATTCCCTTGGAACCAGCACCAAACAGg GTAAAGTGGGTGCGAATGCTTTACAGCGATTTCACAGCTTTCACAAAGGACCAAGAAAGTTTGATATCAATCAATGGAAGGAACCAAGAGAACGGCCTTCATTACCTGGAAGGTTCAATTCTATTACACAatcaaaatcatccaaacaaTTGGAGATCCTCCTTTTTTCCACCTTCCGATATCCCTAAAATCACGTCCCTCATGAAGGACCACCGCATTATCTACTATCTAGAGTTAGCCAAGTACTATGATGATGCTACCCAACACACCGTAgacaag GAAGTGGAATTATTCCTTGATGGACTAAGCTTCATTCCGGGATTTATGTACAAGAGAGATGTGTCCTACGTGGAATTTCTTGATAGGGTTCGAAGTGGAGAGCTAAAGCTTCAGTCACAAGGGTTATGGGATGTTCCACATCCATGGTTAAATCTCTTTATACCCAAATCTCGTATCTCAGATTTCAATTCTGGTGTTTTCAATGACATTGTGACGAGACGAAACATCACTGTAGGACCTGTCCTTATTTATCCTATGAATCGAAACAA ATGGGACGATAGAATGTCGACAGTGATACCGGATGAAGATGTTTTTTACTGTGTAGGATTTTTGCATTCAAGTGGGAATGATGGTTGGGAGGAGTTTGATGAGCAAATCAAAGAGATAATGAAATTCTGTGATAATGCTGGCATTGGTGTTAAGCAGTATTTACCATACTACACAACTAAACAAGAGTGGATTAACCATTTTGGACCAAAATGGGCAACGTTTCAAGACAGGAAAGCCAAGTTTGATCCTAAAATGTTACTGTCCCCAGGACAAAGAATTTTTAACTCGTTTTAG
- the LOC119997064 gene encoding CRM-domain containing factor CFM3, chloroplastic/mitochondrial, whose translation MPALLRSHIPPLNLPPGSSSLCPIVLQRQIHNPFIYGSFASPKFRFRISCSNCSTNPVTVETPKKKKRKPRPSFIQQIRDKWSLKQVSLREKFPWQEEEEEYRQHHDEEEEEEEEERRDESVSFSNTDANPSVNDSVNFVLPDIVVSAPWTQGIRPKRTQFNSELEISRISDGGKDTVDGVRSSHCGEEDVSSDGTGTRAFVSKPKGKFEGTPIELSRDSRRASVFQGLYRVGASKNKLVGNYGECENSVVSKEATQVELSGEDEEMAVGGDLNNMGSSDEQQLVENGRFGNFEVSIDVNNGSVDLPWKVGERELEKQAEERRKRSNTELAEKIVPEHQLHRLRNVALRMLERIQVAGAGITEELVNVIHEKWKVDEVVKLKFEVPLSFNMKRTHEVLESRTGGLVIWRSGSSVVLYRGMAYKLPCVQSYVRQNQVDKNVSQHSKDTKVDILSNKALKDSVRSMTSFIPASTTNLKDLSNEELVRLTELNHLLDELGPRYKDWRGPEPFPVDADLLPALVRGYKPPFRLLPYGMQNCLRNKDVTMFRRLARRTPPHFVLGRNRELQGLANAMVKLWEKSVIAKIAIKHGVQDTRNERMAEELKQLTGGTLLSRNKDYIVFYRGNDFLPPVVTETLKERQKLTHLYQDMEEEARRMGSASVESNARTSKVPLVAGTLAETIAATSRWGHLPSNKNVEEMRRHSAWGKQASVIRKLEENLALAKGKFRKAEKALAKVQENLIPSELPTDLETISDEERSLFRKIGLSMKPYLPLGKRGVYDGTIQNMHLHWKYREVVKIIARGRSYPQVKHIAVSLEAESGGVLVSVERTPKGYAIIVYRGKNYQCPHALKPRNLLTKRQALARSIELQRHEALKHHIADLEKRIELLKSESEELKLGKEIGTERTLFSKSNDAFVSKDDIEE comes from the exons ATGCCGGCGCTATTGCGCTCTCACATTCCCCCGTTGAATCTCCCACCTGGTTCGTCTTCTCTTTGCCCAATTGTTCTTCAACGCCAAATACACAATCCATTTATTTACGGCAGCTTTGCGTCTCCCAAATTCAGGTTCAGGATATCTTGCTCTAATTGTTCAACCAATCCGGTTACTGTTGAGAccccaaagaagaagaaaagaaagcccAGGCCAAGCTTCATTCAGCAAATTCGTGATAAATGGTCGCTTAAACAGGTTTCGCTGAGAGAGAAATTCCCGTggcaggaagaagaagaagagtatcGCCAACACcacgatgaagaagaagaagaagaggaggaggagaggagagatgaatctgtttctttttcaaacaccgATGCAAACCCTTCAGTGAATGATTCGGTGAATTTTGTTCTACCAGATATTGTAGTTTCGGCTCCTTGGACTCAGGGAATCAGACCCAAAAGGACCCAATTCAATTCGGAGCTTGAAATATCGCGAATTAGTGATGGTGGAAAAGATACTGTTGATGGGGTTCGCAGTAGTCACTGTGGCGAAGAAGATGTAAGTTCTGATGGTACAGGAACGAGGGCTTTTGTAAGCAAACCTAAAGGTAAATTTGAAGGAACCCCAATTGAGTTATCTAGAGATAGCAGAAGGGCAAGTGTGTTTCAAGGATTGTACCGTGTTGGTGCTTCCAAAAATAAGCTGGTGGGCAATTATGGAGAGTGTGAAAACTCTGTGGTCTCCAAAGAAGCAACCCAAGTGGAATTATCTGGAGAAGACGAAGAGATGGCAGTTGGTGGGGACTTAAACAATATGGGTTCTTCAGATGAGCAGCAGTTAGTAGAGAATGGAAGATTTGGAAATTTTGAGGTCTCTATTGATGTGAACAATGGTTCAGTCGACTTACCTTGGAAGGTAGGGGAGAGGGAGCTGGAGAAGCAAGCAGaagagaggaggaagagaagCAACACCGAATTGGCTGAGAAAATAGTCCCCGAACACCAATTGCATAGGCTAAGgaacgtggcattaaggatgCTTGAGAGGATACAAGTTGCGGGTGCAGGAATTACTGAGGAATTGGTAAACGTTATTCATGAGAAGTGGAAGGTGGATGAAGTAGTGAAGTTGAAGTTTGAAGTGCCTCTTTCATTTAACATGAAAAGGACCCATGAAGTTTTGGAG AGTAGAACTGGAGGTTTGGTGATTTGGAGATCTGGCAGTTCTGTTGTGTTATATAGGGGGATGGCCTACAAACTTCCATGTGTGCAATCATATGTTAGACAAAATCAAGTGGATAAGAATGTGTCCCAACATTCAAAAGATACTAAAGTTGATATTCTGAGTAATAAAGCTTTGAAGGATTCAGTTAGATCAATGACGTCATTCATACCTGCTTCCACGACGAACCTAAAGGATTTGTCTAATGAAGAACTTGTACGTTTGACTGAACTCAACCATTTGTTAGATGAGTTGGGTCCAAGATATAAGGATTGGCGTGGCCCTGAGCCATTTCCCGTTGATGCAGACTTGCTTCCTGCTTTGGTTCGTGGGTATAAGCCTCCCTTTAGACTTCTTCCTTATGGGATGCAGAATTGTTTAAGAAACAAGGATGTGACAATGTTCCGTAGACTTGCAAGGAGAACGCCCCCTCATTTTGTCCTAG GAAGGAACAGAGAACTGCAAGGTCTGGCTAATGCTATGGTGAAGCTATGGGAAAAAAGTGTCATTGCAAAGATAGCCATCAAGCATGGTGTACAGGATACACGTAATGAAAGGATGGCTGAAGAACTCAAG CAATTGACTGGTGGGACACTTCTTTCAAGAAACAAGGACTATATTGTCTTCTACAGGGGTAATGACTTCTTGCCGCCGGTTGTTACCGAGACACTGAAAGAGAGGCAGAAACTAACTCATCTCTATCAAGATATGGAAGAGGAAGCTCGAAGAATGGGCTCAGCCTCTGTTGAATCCAATGCCAGAACTTCTAAAGTCCCATTGGTTGCTGGTACCCTTGCTGAAACCATTGCCGCAACCTCCCGATGGGGTCATCTGCCAAGCAATAAAAATGTGGAGGAAATGAGGAGACATTCAGCTTGGGGGAAACAAGCTTCAGTGATAAGAAAACTTGAGGAGAATCTGGCTCTT GCAAAAGGCAAGTTCAGAAAAGCTGAGAAGGCTCTAGCGAAAGTGCAGGAGAATCTGATACCATCAGAGCTCCCAACTGATTTGGAAACCATAAGTGATGAGGAGAGATCCTTATTTCGTAAAATTGGTCTTAGTATGAAACCTTATCTGCCTTTAG GGAAGCGTGGGGTTTATGATGGAACCATTCAGAACATGCACCTACACTGGAAGTATCGGGAGGTTGTAAAGATAATTGCAAGAGGAAGAAGCTATCCACAAGTCAAGCATATTGCTGTATCTTTGGAGGCTGAAAGTGGTGGGGTATTGGTATCTGTAGAGAGAACTCCAAAAGGGTATGCGATTATTGTTTATCGTGGGAAGAATTATCAGTGCCCTCATGCCCTAAAGCCTAGGAATCTACTGACGAAAAGGCAGGCATTAGCTAGGTCAATTGAACTCCAGAGACATGAG gcACTGAAGCACCATATTGCAGATTTAGAAAAGAGAATTGAGTTGCTGAAGTCTGAATCA GAAGAATTGAAGTTGGGCAAGGAGATTGGCACTGAGAGAACTTTGTTCTCAAAGTCCAATGATGCTTTTGTTTCCAAAGATGACATTGAAGAGTAA